One Streptomyces sp. SAI-135 DNA segment encodes these proteins:
- a CDS encoding TnsA-like heteromeric transposase endonuclease subunit yields the protein MKPVRAHGAAGFEALFVDPVGQLVQQRWQEAAAAVAFENLAPVAAFPAVPGRRWGPGLWWSATTGRHVAAGSNAMRAQLMVLDRDPEVSGLAGRPVRLLWHTGRGQVRSWVPQLFARYRDGTALLADCPSHADAGGDRARYAAQVVAQACADVGWTYRSLSPLDDALAANVKWLAGYRHPRNAGREDLMPTVLAAFTRPRPLVEGARAAGPRIEVLPVVFHALWHGMLTTALDVPLHERALVGPQGWSSPGDGPGAPSGAEPGAPSKADLGAGAWAPSEAGPTAPSGAGSGAPPETGAGVGSGAPSGSGAGSGVVGYGRGRRRAGAR from the coding sequence GTGAAGCCAGTGAGAGCGCACGGCGCTGCCGGATTCGAGGCGCTGTTTGTGGATCCGGTCGGGCAGTTGGTGCAGCAGCGGTGGCAGGAGGCGGCCGCGGCGGTGGCCTTCGAGAACCTGGCGCCCGTTGCGGCGTTCCCGGCGGTGCCGGGGCGCAGATGGGGGCCGGGTCTGTGGTGGTCGGCCACGACCGGACGGCATGTGGCTGCCGGTTCGAACGCGATGCGCGCCCAGTTGATGGTTCTGGACCGGGATCCGGAGGTCAGCGGGCTGGCGGGGCGCCCGGTGCGGCTGTTGTGGCATACCGGGCGTGGGCAGGTACGCTCGTGGGTGCCGCAACTGTTCGCCCGCTACCGCGACGGCACAGCGTTGCTGGCCGACTGCCCCAGCCATGCGGATGCCGGCGGCGACCGTGCCCGCTACGCCGCGCAGGTCGTGGCGCAGGCCTGCGCGGACGTCGGCTGGACCTACCGGAGTCTGTCCCCGCTCGACGACGCCCTGGCCGCGAACGTGAAATGGCTGGCCGGCTACCGCCATCCCCGCAATGCCGGGCGGGAAGACCTGATGCCCACCGTGCTGGCAGCGTTCACGCGGCCGCGGCCCCTGGTCGAAGGCGCCCGGGCGGCCGGGCCCCGCATCGAGGTCCTGCCCGTCGTCTTCCACGCCCTGTGGCACGGGATGCTCACGACGGCGCTGGATGTGCCGCTGCACGAGCGGGCCCTGGTCGGCCCGCAAGGCTGGAGCAGCCCAGGAGACGGGCCTGGAGCACCATCTGGAGCCGAGCCCGGAGCACCGTCTAAGGCCGATCTTGGGGCTGGGGCTTGGGCACCATCTGAGGCCGGGCCTACAGCGCCGTCTGGGGCTGGGTCTGGAGCGCCGCCTGAAACCGGGGCGGGGGTCGGGTCTGGGGCGCCGTCTGGCTCTGGGGCTGGGTCTGGGGTGGTCGGGTACGGCCGCGGCCGTCGGCGGGCAGGTGCGCGGTGA